A genomic stretch from Helianthus annuus cultivar XRQ/B chromosome 1, HanXRQr2.0-SUNRISE, whole genome shotgun sequence includes:
- the LOC110944111 gene encoding sister chromatid cohesion protein PDS5 homolog A isoform X2, whose amino-acid sequence MSEKLQKTLEDVGSKLDNPPANKDALVKLLKQAAASLSELEQSPGKEVLKSMQPFVNAIVKPELLKHHDKEVKLLAAACTCEITRVTAPEAPYDDDVLKDVFHLIVSTFSGLRDTRGPSYGRRVTILETVAKYRSCVVMLDLECDDLINEMFTTFFAVASDGHSETVITSMKTIMVALLEESEDINQDLLLIILRVLGRNKKAITMAARKLAMSVIAQCAGKLEPGIKHFIVKSMSGEASTSAFSLQIDHHEIIYDIYRCAPQALAGIIPYLSGELLTDKLDVRLKAVKLAGDLFSIPGCSIPDTFHPIVIDFLKRLTDKVVEVRMSVLEHVKLCILSNPSRSESPQFIAALCDRLLDYDESIRQKVVAVVSDIACHELSSISPNTVKLVADRLRDKSLLVKKYTMERLSDIYRMSCTKHMSDGYNWIPGRILRCFYDKDFRSDTAECILCTSLFPAEFSVKDKVRTWVRLFSKFDKVEIKALEKILEQKQRLQLELRKYLSLRKMHKESDALEVKKKVMVCFRFMSRCFTDPTKAESDFLLLHQLKDANVWKILATLLDPTTSSLQSSKSRDALLKIVGQKHPLYGILSILSIKCSYILFNKDYVKDILLEVDLQKSSRNRLLTQSCMNILVILASFSPLLLSRTEKDLVHLLEDDNEVIKEGILYVLAKAGGAIREQSGKSSSSLDLFLERLCLEGSRRLAKYAMHALVAITKDDELKSLSVLYKKLVDMLEKKEHLSSVLQSLGCIAQTARPVFETQETKIRNFIKKDILGYSEKTSDKTKESWDDKSEVCSLKIFGIKTLVKSYLPVKDAHLCVGIGELIKDLNNILSFGEISKDIESSRVDKAHLKLAAAKAILRLSRHWDKKIPVDVFYHTLRTSEFEFPEVKRLFLKKVHQYIKDRSLDPKYACGFLLDLGSQQSVQEEKSEENRNLNDIIQMCQQGKARQVSVQSDGKFSVVRPESILLYLIHALAHHPSFPNIDQCKDLKAYEPIYRKLYLFLSMLTNFHEDGKPSNSLKKEEVISVLSILQSIRSSEDAIDTNMSKNSYAICDLCFLITKRLAQKQEDLEEPLVHVRVPQGLYVSHDKKEENETEKDKEEEKESEIDKKEQEKEDKKHVTKGHTWLGEASAVAHFESLNMESNESATSKIIDDDILDIEETSGKEVPLGIILERLKARGTKDRKSVKNGSTLTSVQNNSNKDNNNNDDNLGMVRKIDLHKLGVSNGHEINKSDEKHKRKRIPNQTISVAVAKRKKSNVLSAFDNIKMSDLEDHIHTKEDGKTDGSDVENPEKHVDNDVNNKESGSVRKRKRASVAGLAKCTSKEGESEHSQHTTDLIGRRIKVWWPKDREFYEGLVKSYDHEKKRHVVLYNDGDVEVLRLDKERWVLVRNTPKPTKRNKSSKSPRPKKGSSKKKIKVVDNSKGKKESSDMHPSSMVRSKRTPRKNTKVRRKKLEYLEVERTDELDNTTDSEREHEDLTFSKVDNLDSEEDDASDRVRDKNAENRFSDPDSVQSESENVADVSGSIQEDDDEAELSDDMPLGVWKSRGRKTEERK is encoded by the exons ATGTCCGAAAAGCTCCAAAAGACACTGGAGGATGTTGGATCCAAACTCGACAATCCACCTGCCAACAAAGATGCTCTCGTCAAACTCCTAAAG CAAGCTGCGGCATCTTTATCTGAGTTAGAGCAATCACCAGGAAAGGAAGTATTAAAATCTATGCAACCTTTCGTAAACGCAATTGTAAAGCCAGAATTGCTAAAACATCATGACAAAGAAGTTAAGCTTCTTGCTGCCGCTTGTACATGTGAAATAACCAGAGTGACCGCTCCTGAAGCACCATATGATGATGACGTGTTAAAG GATGTCTTCCATTTGATTGTAAGCACATTCAGTGGGCTAAGAGATACCAGAGGCCCGTCGTATGGGAGAAGAGTTACAATCTTGGAAACCGTAGCTAAATATAGATCATGCGTTGTGATGTTGGATCTTGAATGTGATGATTTAATCAACGAAATGTTCACAACATTTTTTGCTGTTGCCAG TGATGGGCATTCTGAGACTGTTATTACATCAATGAAGACAATCATGGTGGCTCTTTTGGAAGAGAGTGAAGACATTAACCAAGACCTTTTGCTCATTATCTTGCGTGTCTTGGGCCGAAATAAGAAA GCAATAACTATGGCTGCAAGGAAGCTTGCTATGAGTGTTATAGCACAGTGTGCCGGAAAACTTGAACCAGGCATTAAACATTTCATTGTAAAATCAATGTCAGGAGAAGCCTCTACTTCTGCATTTTCTCTGCAGATTGATCACCATGAAATCATCTATGATATCTACCGTTGTGCTCCCCAGGCTTTAGCGGGAATCATTCCCTACTTAAGTGGAGAGCTCCTG ACAGATAAACTAGACGTTCGGTTAAAAGCGGTCAAACTAGCGGGGGACCTTTTTTCAATCCCAGGATGTAGCATTCCCGACACGTTTCATCCGATCGTTATAGATTTTTTGAAGAGGTTGACAGACAAAGTTGTTGAAGTTCGAATGTCGGTTCTTGAACACGTCAAGCTTTGTATATTATCCAATCCTTCCAGATCAGAATCTCCTCAATTTATCG CTGCCCTCTGTGACCGCCTGTTGGATTATGATGAAAGCATCCGCCAAAAAGTGGTTGCAGTAGTTTCAGACATAGCATGTCATGAATTATCTTCTATATCACCCAACACCGTAAAGCTTGTAGCTGACCGACTTCGTGACAAATCT CTTCTTGTGAAAAAGTATACCATGGAGAGGCTATCTGATATATACCGCATGAGCTGCACCAAGCATATGAGCGATGGTTATAATTGGATTCCGGGACGAATCTTAAGATGTTTTTATGATAAAGATTTTAG ATCAGACACGGCTGAATGCATTCTATGCACGTCTCTCTTCCCAGCTGAATTTTCTGTTAAAGACAAGGTTAGAACATGGGTCAgactattttcaaaatttgataAGGTTGAGATAAAAGCTTTGGAGAAAATACTGGAGCAAAAACAAAG GTTACAGTTAGAGTTACGGAAGTATCTTTCTCTTAGGAAGATGCATAAG GAAAGTGATGCTTTAGAGGTCAAGAAGAAAGTCATGGTCTGCTTTCGCTTTATGTCTCGCTGTTTCACGGACCCCACAAAAGCCGAGTCAGATTTCTTGCTTCTTCACCAACTAAAGGATGCTAATGTTTGGAAAATATTGGCTACATTACTTGATCCCACCACTAGTTCTCTTCAAAGTTCCAAATCTCGG GATGCATTACTCAAGATAGTTGGCCAGAAGCATCCACTTTACGGAATTTTAAGCATTCTGTCTATAAAGTGCTCGTATATACTGTTTAACAAGGATTATGTTAAGGATATTCTTCTAGAGGTGGACCTACAGAAATCTTCCAGAAACAGACTACTGACACAGTCTTGCATGAATATACTTGTG ATTCTTGCATCCTTTAGTCCTTTATTACTTAGTAGGACTGAAAAAGATTTGGTCCATCTTCTCGAAGATGATAATGAAGTAATAAAAGAAGGCATTTTGTATGTTCTCGCAAAAGCTGGTGGCGCGATTAGGGAACAATCAGGAAAATCATCTAG TTCATTAGATCTATTTTTAGAGAGATTATGCTTAGAAGGTAGTAGGCGGCTCGCCAAGTATGCCATGCATGCATTAGTTGCCATAACAAAGGATGATGAGCTCAAATCATTATCTGTATTATACAAG AAACTTGTGGATATGCTAGAGAAGAAGGAGCATTTGTCTTCGGTGCTACAATCTCTCGGTTGCATTGCACAGACCGCGAGGCCTGTTTTTGAAACTCAAGAGACCAAAATTCGAAACTTCATAAAGAAAGATATCTTAGGGTACAGTGAG AAAACAAGTGATAAAACAAAAGAATCTTGGGATGATAAAAGTGAAGTGTGTTCATTGAAG ATATTTGGCATCAAGACTCTGGTAAAGAGTTATTTGCCAGTGAAAGATGCACATCTTTGTGTTGGGATTGGTGAACTTATAAAAGATCTCAACAACATACTTTCTTTTGGGGAAATCTCAAAAGATATCGAATCAAG TCGTGTCGATAAGGCCCATTTAAAGCTAGCTGCAGCCAAGGCTATTCTTCGGTTATCAAGGCATTGGGATAAGAAGATTCCCGTTGATGTATTCTACCACACCTTGAGAACTTCAGAG TTTGAATTCCCTGAAGTTAAGAGATTATTTCTCAAAAAAGTTCATCAATACATTAAGGACCGAAGTTTGGACCCTAAATACGCTTGTGGTTTCTTACTAGATCTAGGCTCTCAGCAATCAGTTCAAGAAGAGAAATCTGAG GAAAACCGTAATCTGAATGACAtcattcagatgtgtcagcaagGAAAAGCAAGACAAGTTTCGGTGCAAAGTGATGGAAAATTTTCTGTTGTTCGTCCAGAATCCATTCTTCTCTATTTGATCCATGCACTTGCCCATCATCCTTCTTTTCCAAATATTGATCAATGCAAGGATCTCAAAGCATATGAACCAATATACAG GAAATTGTATTTATTTCTTTCTATGTTGACAAATTTCCATGAAGACGGGAAGCCCAGTAATAGTCTAAAGAAGGAAGAGGTTATTTCCGTACTTTCTATTCTTCAAAGCATCCGGAGCTCTGAAGATGCTATAGATACAAACATGTCAAAG AACTCGTATGCAATTTGCGACCTCTGCTTCTTAATCACCAAACGCTTAGCCCAAAAGCAAGAAGATCTTGAGGAGCCATTGGTACATGTTCGTGTACCTCAGGGGCTATACGTATCACATGATAAGAAAGAAGAAAACGAGACTGAGAAAgacaaagaagaagaaaaggagtCAGAAATCGATAAAAAAGAACAGGAGAAAGAAGACAAGAAACATGTGACTAAAGGCCATACATGGTTGGGTGAGGCTAGTGCTGTTGCGCACTTTGAGTCGCTCAACATGGAATCCAATGAAAGT GCGACCTCAAAAATTATTGACGATGATATACTGGACATTGAAGAAACAAGTGGGAAGGAGGTTCCTTTAGGAATAATACTGGAAAGGCTAAAAGCTAGAGGAACAAAGGACAGAAAGTCTGTTAAAAATGGATCTACATTGACTTCTGTACAAAATAATAGTAATAAAGATAATAACAACAATGATGATAACTTGGGTATGGTGAGAAAAATAGATTTGCATAAATTAGGTGTGTCAAATGgtcatgaaataaataaatctgatgaAAAGCATAAGAGGAAAAGAATACCTAACCAAACAATAAGTGTTGCGGTAGCCAAACGTAAGAAGTCAAATGTGTTGTCAGCTTTTGATAACATCAAAATGAGTGATTTAGAAGACCATATACATACAAAAGAAGATGGGAAAACTGATGGCAGTGACGTAGAg AATCCTGAAAAGCATGTTGATAACGATGTTAATAATAAAGAATCAGGATCTGTGAGGAAGCGGAAACGAGCAAGTGTTGCAGGATTAGCAAAG TGCACATCAAAGGAAGGGGAAAGTGAACACAGTCAACACACGACAGACTTGATTGGCAGACGGATAAAAGTTTGGTGGCCTAAGGATAGAGA GTTTTATGAAGGATTGGTGAAGTCTTATGACCATGAAAAGAAGAGACATGTG GTGTTATACAATGATGGTGATGTTGAAGTGCTACGATTGGACAAGGAGCGGTGGGTGCTTGTTAGAAACACTCCCAAGCCTACAAAG CGGAATAAATCGTCCAAGAGTCCACGTCCTAAAAAAGG GTCCTCTAAGAAGAAAATTAAAGTTGTGGATAATTCTAAGGGAAAGAAGGAATCAAGTGACAT GCATCCGTCATCCATGGTAAGAAGCAAAAGAACCCCTAGAAAGAATACGAAGGTAAGACGGAAGAAACTTGAATATTTGGAAGTAGAAAGAACAGATGAACTTGATAATACGACAGACTCTGAACGTGAACATGAGGATTTaactttttcaaaagttgataATTTGGACTCAG AAGAGGACGATGCAAGTGATAGAGTGCGCGATAAAAATGCAGAGAACAGGTTCAGTGATCCCGATTCTGTGCAGAGCGAATCTGAAAATGTTGCTGATGTGTCAGGATCCATTCAAGAAGATGACGACGAAGCAGAATTATCCGATGATATGCCTCTT GGTGTATGGAAGTCTCGAGGTAGGAAAACAGAAGAAAGAAAATAG
- the LOC110944111 gene encoding sister chromatid cohesion protein PDS5 homolog A isoform X1, producing the protein MSEKLQKTLEDVGSKLDNPPANKDALVKLLKQAAASLSELEQSPGKEVLKSMQPFVNAIVKPELLKHHDKEVKLLAAACTCEITRVTAPEAPYDDDVLKDVFHLIVSTFSGLRDTRGPSYGRRVTILETVAKYRSCVVMLDLECDDLINEMFTTFFAVASDGHSETVITSMKTIMVALLEESEDINQDLLLIILRVLGRNKKAITMAARKLAMSVIAQCAGKLEPGIKHFIVKSMSGEASTSAFSLQIDHHEIIYDIYRCAPQALAGIIPYLSGELLTDKLDVRLKAVKLAGDLFSIPGCSIPDTFHPIVIDFLKRLTDKVVEVRMSVLEHVKLCILSNPSRSESPQFIAALCDRLLDYDESIRQKVVAVVSDIACHELSSISPNTVKLVADRLRDKSLLVKKYTMERLSDIYRMSCTKHMSDGYNWIPGRILRCFYDKDFRSDTAECILCTSLFPAEFSVKDKVRTWVRLFSKFDKVEIKALEKILEQKQRLQLELRKYLSLRKMHKESDALEVKKKVMVCFRFMSRCFTDPTKAESDFLLLHQLKDANVWKILATLLDPTTSSLQSSKSRDALLKIVGQKHPLYGILSILSIKCSYILFNKDYVKDILLEVDLQKSSRNRLLTQSCMNILVILASFSPLLLSRTEKDLVHLLEDDNEVIKEGILYVLAKAGGAIREQSGKSSSSLDLFLERLCLEGSRRLAKYAMHALVAITKDDELKSLSVLYKKLVDMLEKKEHLSSVLQSLGCIAQTARPVFETQETKIRNFIKKDILGYSEKTSDKTKESWDDKSEVCSLKIFGIKTLVKSYLPVKDAHLCVGIGELIKDLNNILSFGEISKDIESSRVDKAHLKLAAAKAILRLSRHWDKKIPVDVFYHTLRTSEFEFPEVKRLFLKKVHQYIKDRSLDPKYACGFLLDLGSQQSVQEEKSEENRNLNDIIQMCQQGKARQVSVQSDGKFSVVRPESILLYLIHALAHHPSFPNIDQCKDLKAYEPIYRKLYLFLSMLTNFHEDGKPSNSLKKEEVISVLSILQSIRSSEDAIDTNMSKNSYAICDLCFLITKRLAQKQEDLEEPLVHVRVPQGLYVSHDKKEENETEKDKEEEKESEIDKKEQEKEDKKHVTKGHTWLGEASAVAHFESLNMESNESATSKIIDDDILDIEETSGKEVPLGIILERLKARGTKDRKSVKNGSTLTSVQNNSNKDNNNNDDNLGMVRKIDLHKLGVSNGHEINKSDEKHKRKRIPNQTISVAVAKRKKSNVLSAFDNIKMSDLEDHIHTKEDGKTDGSDVENPEKHVDNDVNNKESGSVRKRKRASVAGLAKCTSKEGESEHSQHTTDLIGRRIKVWWPKDREFYEGLVKSYDHEKKRHVVLYNDGDVEVLRLDKERWVLVRNTPKPTKRNKSSKSPRPKKGSSKKKIKVVDNSKGKKESSDMYENDRHPSSMVRSKRTPRKNTKVRRKKLEYLEVERTDELDNTTDSEREHEDLTFSKVDNLDSEEDDASDRVRDKNAENRFSDPDSVQSESENVADVSGSIQEDDDEAELSDDMPLGVWKSRGRKTEERK; encoded by the exons ATGTCCGAAAAGCTCCAAAAGACACTGGAGGATGTTGGATCCAAACTCGACAATCCACCTGCCAACAAAGATGCTCTCGTCAAACTCCTAAAG CAAGCTGCGGCATCTTTATCTGAGTTAGAGCAATCACCAGGAAAGGAAGTATTAAAATCTATGCAACCTTTCGTAAACGCAATTGTAAAGCCAGAATTGCTAAAACATCATGACAAAGAAGTTAAGCTTCTTGCTGCCGCTTGTACATGTGAAATAACCAGAGTGACCGCTCCTGAAGCACCATATGATGATGACGTGTTAAAG GATGTCTTCCATTTGATTGTAAGCACATTCAGTGGGCTAAGAGATACCAGAGGCCCGTCGTATGGGAGAAGAGTTACAATCTTGGAAACCGTAGCTAAATATAGATCATGCGTTGTGATGTTGGATCTTGAATGTGATGATTTAATCAACGAAATGTTCACAACATTTTTTGCTGTTGCCAG TGATGGGCATTCTGAGACTGTTATTACATCAATGAAGACAATCATGGTGGCTCTTTTGGAAGAGAGTGAAGACATTAACCAAGACCTTTTGCTCATTATCTTGCGTGTCTTGGGCCGAAATAAGAAA GCAATAACTATGGCTGCAAGGAAGCTTGCTATGAGTGTTATAGCACAGTGTGCCGGAAAACTTGAACCAGGCATTAAACATTTCATTGTAAAATCAATGTCAGGAGAAGCCTCTACTTCTGCATTTTCTCTGCAGATTGATCACCATGAAATCATCTATGATATCTACCGTTGTGCTCCCCAGGCTTTAGCGGGAATCATTCCCTACTTAAGTGGAGAGCTCCTG ACAGATAAACTAGACGTTCGGTTAAAAGCGGTCAAACTAGCGGGGGACCTTTTTTCAATCCCAGGATGTAGCATTCCCGACACGTTTCATCCGATCGTTATAGATTTTTTGAAGAGGTTGACAGACAAAGTTGTTGAAGTTCGAATGTCGGTTCTTGAACACGTCAAGCTTTGTATATTATCCAATCCTTCCAGATCAGAATCTCCTCAATTTATCG CTGCCCTCTGTGACCGCCTGTTGGATTATGATGAAAGCATCCGCCAAAAAGTGGTTGCAGTAGTTTCAGACATAGCATGTCATGAATTATCTTCTATATCACCCAACACCGTAAAGCTTGTAGCTGACCGACTTCGTGACAAATCT CTTCTTGTGAAAAAGTATACCATGGAGAGGCTATCTGATATATACCGCATGAGCTGCACCAAGCATATGAGCGATGGTTATAATTGGATTCCGGGACGAATCTTAAGATGTTTTTATGATAAAGATTTTAG ATCAGACACGGCTGAATGCATTCTATGCACGTCTCTCTTCCCAGCTGAATTTTCTGTTAAAGACAAGGTTAGAACATGGGTCAgactattttcaaaatttgataAGGTTGAGATAAAAGCTTTGGAGAAAATACTGGAGCAAAAACAAAG GTTACAGTTAGAGTTACGGAAGTATCTTTCTCTTAGGAAGATGCATAAG GAAAGTGATGCTTTAGAGGTCAAGAAGAAAGTCATGGTCTGCTTTCGCTTTATGTCTCGCTGTTTCACGGACCCCACAAAAGCCGAGTCAGATTTCTTGCTTCTTCACCAACTAAAGGATGCTAATGTTTGGAAAATATTGGCTACATTACTTGATCCCACCACTAGTTCTCTTCAAAGTTCCAAATCTCGG GATGCATTACTCAAGATAGTTGGCCAGAAGCATCCACTTTACGGAATTTTAAGCATTCTGTCTATAAAGTGCTCGTATATACTGTTTAACAAGGATTATGTTAAGGATATTCTTCTAGAGGTGGACCTACAGAAATCTTCCAGAAACAGACTACTGACACAGTCTTGCATGAATATACTTGTG ATTCTTGCATCCTTTAGTCCTTTATTACTTAGTAGGACTGAAAAAGATTTGGTCCATCTTCTCGAAGATGATAATGAAGTAATAAAAGAAGGCATTTTGTATGTTCTCGCAAAAGCTGGTGGCGCGATTAGGGAACAATCAGGAAAATCATCTAG TTCATTAGATCTATTTTTAGAGAGATTATGCTTAGAAGGTAGTAGGCGGCTCGCCAAGTATGCCATGCATGCATTAGTTGCCATAACAAAGGATGATGAGCTCAAATCATTATCTGTATTATACAAG AAACTTGTGGATATGCTAGAGAAGAAGGAGCATTTGTCTTCGGTGCTACAATCTCTCGGTTGCATTGCACAGACCGCGAGGCCTGTTTTTGAAACTCAAGAGACCAAAATTCGAAACTTCATAAAGAAAGATATCTTAGGGTACAGTGAG AAAACAAGTGATAAAACAAAAGAATCTTGGGATGATAAAAGTGAAGTGTGTTCATTGAAG ATATTTGGCATCAAGACTCTGGTAAAGAGTTATTTGCCAGTGAAAGATGCACATCTTTGTGTTGGGATTGGTGAACTTATAAAAGATCTCAACAACATACTTTCTTTTGGGGAAATCTCAAAAGATATCGAATCAAG TCGTGTCGATAAGGCCCATTTAAAGCTAGCTGCAGCCAAGGCTATTCTTCGGTTATCAAGGCATTGGGATAAGAAGATTCCCGTTGATGTATTCTACCACACCTTGAGAACTTCAGAG TTTGAATTCCCTGAAGTTAAGAGATTATTTCTCAAAAAAGTTCATCAATACATTAAGGACCGAAGTTTGGACCCTAAATACGCTTGTGGTTTCTTACTAGATCTAGGCTCTCAGCAATCAGTTCAAGAAGAGAAATCTGAG GAAAACCGTAATCTGAATGACAtcattcagatgtgtcagcaagGAAAAGCAAGACAAGTTTCGGTGCAAAGTGATGGAAAATTTTCTGTTGTTCGTCCAGAATCCATTCTTCTCTATTTGATCCATGCACTTGCCCATCATCCTTCTTTTCCAAATATTGATCAATGCAAGGATCTCAAAGCATATGAACCAATATACAG GAAATTGTATTTATTTCTTTCTATGTTGACAAATTTCCATGAAGACGGGAAGCCCAGTAATAGTCTAAAGAAGGAAGAGGTTATTTCCGTACTTTCTATTCTTCAAAGCATCCGGAGCTCTGAAGATGCTATAGATACAAACATGTCAAAG AACTCGTATGCAATTTGCGACCTCTGCTTCTTAATCACCAAACGCTTAGCCCAAAAGCAAGAAGATCTTGAGGAGCCATTGGTACATGTTCGTGTACCTCAGGGGCTATACGTATCACATGATAAGAAAGAAGAAAACGAGACTGAGAAAgacaaagaagaagaaaaggagtCAGAAATCGATAAAAAAGAACAGGAGAAAGAAGACAAGAAACATGTGACTAAAGGCCATACATGGTTGGGTGAGGCTAGTGCTGTTGCGCACTTTGAGTCGCTCAACATGGAATCCAATGAAAGT GCGACCTCAAAAATTATTGACGATGATATACTGGACATTGAAGAAACAAGTGGGAAGGAGGTTCCTTTAGGAATAATACTGGAAAGGCTAAAAGCTAGAGGAACAAAGGACAGAAAGTCTGTTAAAAATGGATCTACATTGACTTCTGTACAAAATAATAGTAATAAAGATAATAACAACAATGATGATAACTTGGGTATGGTGAGAAAAATAGATTTGCATAAATTAGGTGTGTCAAATGgtcatgaaataaataaatctgatgaAAAGCATAAGAGGAAAAGAATACCTAACCAAACAATAAGTGTTGCGGTAGCCAAACGTAAGAAGTCAAATGTGTTGTCAGCTTTTGATAACATCAAAATGAGTGATTTAGAAGACCATATACATACAAAAGAAGATGGGAAAACTGATGGCAGTGACGTAGAg AATCCTGAAAAGCATGTTGATAACGATGTTAATAATAAAGAATCAGGATCTGTGAGGAAGCGGAAACGAGCAAGTGTTGCAGGATTAGCAAAG TGCACATCAAAGGAAGGGGAAAGTGAACACAGTCAACACACGACAGACTTGATTGGCAGACGGATAAAAGTTTGGTGGCCTAAGGATAGAGA GTTTTATGAAGGATTGGTGAAGTCTTATGACCATGAAAAGAAGAGACATGTG GTGTTATACAATGATGGTGATGTTGAAGTGCTACGATTGGACAAGGAGCGGTGGGTGCTTGTTAGAAACACTCCCAAGCCTACAAAG CGGAATAAATCGTCCAAGAGTCCACGTCCTAAAAAAGG GTCCTCTAAGAAGAAAATTAAAGTTGTGGATAATTCTAAGGGAAAGAAGGAATCAAGTGACAT GTATGAAAATGACAGGCATCCGTCATCCATGGTAAGAAGCAAAAGAACCCCTAGAAAGAATACGAAGGTAAGACGGAAGAAACTTGAATATTTGGAAGTAGAAAGAACAGATGAACTTGATAATACGACAGACTCTGAACGTGAACATGAGGATTTaactttttcaaaagttgataATTTGGACTCAG AAGAGGACGATGCAAGTGATAGAGTGCGCGATAAAAATGCAGAGAACAGGTTCAGTGATCCCGATTCTGTGCAGAGCGAATCTGAAAATGTTGCTGATGTGTCAGGATCCATTCAAGAAGATGACGACGAAGCAGAATTATCCGATGATATGCCTCTT GGTGTATGGAAGTCTCGAGGTAGGAAAACAGAAGAAAGAAAATAG
- the LOC110944102 gene encoding phosphatidylinositol/phosphatidylcholine transfer protein SFH2: protein MGLPPHEAINQFKELMDQVDEPLKRTFKNVHQGYVVETLERFLKAREGNVTKAHKMLVDSLQWRLQNGIDDILAKPIIPANFYRGVRDSQLIGLSGYTREGLPVFAIGAGLSTFDKASIHYYVQSHIQINEYRDRVILPAATKRNGKYIGKCVKVLDMSGLKLSALNQIKLLTTISTVDDLNYPEKTITYYIVNVPYIFSACWKVVKPLLQERTKLKIRVLQGGGRDELLKIMDYPSLPHFCRRDGSGSGSGSGSGAGNSNDNCYSLDHPFHQELYNYMKELSGIDEPKEPTKQGSIHVEVPMGDHEGVELHRTLESELMKLRTRKSLSGSLEKVKISD, encoded by the exons ATGGGTCTTCCTCCCCATGAAGCAATCAACCAGTTCAAGGAGTTGATGGACCAAG TTGATGAGCCTCTTAAAAGAACATTCAAG AACGTTCATCAGGGATACGTAGTCGAAACTTTGGAGAGATTTCTTAAAGCAAGAGAAGGAAATGTTACAAAAGCCCACAAGATG TTGGTGGATAGCTTACAGTGGAGGCTGCAAAATGGGATAGATGACATTTTAGCT AAACCGATTATTCCTGCTAATTTCTACAGAGGAGTTCGTGATTCGCAGCTGATAGGACTGTCTGGTTACACAAGAGAG GGCCTTCCCGTGTTTGCTATCGGTGCAGGCCTCAGCACATTCGACAAAGCATCT ATCCATTATTATGTGCAATCACACATTCAAATAAATGAATATCGGGATCGTGTGATACTG CCGGCTGCAACTAAAAGGAATGGAAAGTATATTGGCAAGTGTGTGAAGGTTTTAGATATGAGTGGCCTAAAGCTTTCTGCACTGAACCAGATTAAG CTGCTGACAACAATCTCTACTGTTGATGATCTCAACTACCCGGAGAAAACTATCACGTATTATATAGTAAACGTCCCCTACATATTCTCAGCTTGTTGGAAG GTTGTGAAACCGCTGTTGCAAGAGAGAACAAAGTTAAAAATACGAGTGTTGCAAGGTGGAGGTCGTGACGAGCTGTTAAAG ATAATGGACTACCCTTCACTCCCTCATTTCTGCCGAAGAGATGGGTCTGGATCCGGGTCCGGTTCTGGGTCAGGAGCGGGCAATTCGAATGATAATTGCTACTCGTTGGACCATCCATTTCATCAAGAACTTTACAACTACATGAAGGAGCTATCAGGGATTGATGAACCAAAAGAGCCAACAAAGCAAGGATCGATCCACGTGGAAGTGCCAATGGGGGACCACGAAGGCGTAGAGTTACACAGAACGTTGGAATCGGAGCTGATGAAGCTCAGAACCCGAAAGAGCCTATCTGGGTCTTTAGAGAAAGTCAAGATCAGTGATTAA